A window of Thermoproteus sp. genomic DNA:
AAGTCGCGTACTATATAGGCCCTGCAGGGCACGGCCTCGTGGTAGTCCCTCTTGATGTAGACCCCTCCTCTGTCCACCAACACCGCCTGATAGTCGGCCATCATGGCGCCTAGGAAGTCCTCGTAGAAGTCGTCGCCGACATGTACATATACGTCTGGCATCACGTCGCCTACGAGCACCGTCAGCGCCATTTCGAATATGCGGGGGTTCGGCTTCACGACCCCGACGTCGTCGGCATATATCTGTGCGTCTAGAAGGCCCGTTATGTCTAGCTTCGCCAAGAGCTCTCTAGTAGCCTTAGAGCTCCACAACAATATGTTAGAGACGATGCCCACCTTATACCCGTCATCTCTAGCTGCCTTCAATGCCTCCACTGCGTCTTGAAGCGGCCTCACATCAAGACTACCCACCGCCCGATCAATGGCGTTCTGTACCTCATATACGTCGAAGTCGGCCGCCATGCCGCGCTCCTTCATCTTCCTCTTTATGCGGAATAGGTTATACGTCGGCGGCACGAACTCTTGTCGCTCCCTACGGGCGAGCTTTAACGCCCGCCGCTCCTCCTGGATGAAGGAATAGACCGAGCTCCAAGACGCCCTTCCCCCCAAAGTCTTGACCAAGACGTCGGCAACAGCTTTTATAGCGGGCTCTACTGGGAGAATCGTGCCCCACACGTCGAATGTTATCGCCTTGATGCTCATAACGGTATTTATATTCAGCATTAATATTTATGCCTACCTACTACCGCCATTTTTCCCAACCGCCGAGTTTGCTATATATCCACAAGAGGTAAATATAGGTACTTTCACGAATCTCACTATAACATTTAAAAATAATATAAATATAAATAATACAACTATAAATATCACTAATGCGAGGATAGTTTACGAAAGGGCTGTAGGCAATATATTAATCTTAGGCATATACCCCACAGGCGGGATTGGAGATAAGGTCTTGATCCAAATAAATGGCACTACTAGGAGCTTAGAGATAGCCAATATATGCTCAATAAATATATCTTCAAATAATTTTACCAGCTATATAGCCATTAATATTACATCTAATTGTATAAACCTAAAGAGCTATATAAACGGCACATATGTCCCACTAGGCGGCACAGAAGGCACATATACGTTAGCCTACAGCCCTTCATATTCCGGTTTGTATAACATAATAGTCACTAATGGCACATATTACCTAAACCTAACGTACATCGTCTCTCCACTAATTAAGGCCAGTACCGCATACTATGGGAATTGGGTGAACATAACTTTTATGCCCCCTCTATATAGGCCTGGACTCGTCATTATAGACGGCCTAGAATTCACAGCCACATCTATGTTAACAATCCCGCCGTTCTTTCTACCGGCGGGAAATCACAGCCTCTTGTTGTTTCAAAACAGTCTGCTTCTCGCCAATACCACAATAACTATATTTAAGGCACGGCCAAATATAAATATATTGAATTTTACCAACAACATAATTTATGGAATTTCTAATATATTGTATATTAATAGTTATGTATCTAATAGATATTACCCATTAAATATGAGTATATATATAAACGGCACGTTAATGGCAAGCGGCACAACTCCGCTCTCCTTCAAGGAGCCCATATTGGATGTAGGCACCTATAACATCACTATAGTCGCCAGCGAGACCGCCAACACCACGGGGGTAGCCATCACGAAATACTTCAAGGTGGTCCCCGCGCCGGTGAGACTGGAGGCGTACGTAAATGGGACGCCCCTAGGCCAGGTGTTGGTGGCCTCCTACGGCCAGCTGTTGACGTTTGATGTAGCTACATCTTCTACAGTGCCCCCTAGGGGGAGCGTCTCCATACTTGTCGACGGCAAGAAGTACGGTCGTGTGTTGGACACATTGGATGTAGGCGCCGGCGTGCACAACCTCTCCATAACGTTCACGCCGAGCAATAAGGACTTCGCCCCTGCCACGATAAATTCGACTCTAGTCGTGGCGAAATCGGCGCCGACATTAACGGCGCCTAGATATGTCGTGACGACATACGGCACGACCCCTATGGCCACTATAGGGCTCTTCGTTTACGGCAGGCCCATATCGGGGATCTTGACAGTGACGGTGGCCAACTACACGGAGGAGGTACAAGTCTACGGCAACACTACTGTAGTCTTGCCAAAACTCCCCGCGGGAGCCTATCAAGTCTTGGTGTCCTTCCCCGGCAACAACAACTTGTACCAAGCAAGCACGTCGTTCTTCCTAGTCGTAGAGAGCGCAAAGACCACAGTGGTCGTCCAAGTTCCGCCTAAGTCGGTCTACGGCTCCGTCGTGCCCATATCAGCATACATAACGCCACAGGTCCCCGGGACGATCTCCATATTGGTCAACGGGACTCTGATATATAACAGCCGCGGTCCCAGTATAAGCACCTCGTGGGTTCCCCCCAGAAGCGGGCATTTCAACATAACGGCTGTATTCCAAAGCCTTTCGAGCAACTACTCGAACAGCATGACATATACTATAATATATGTAGAAAAAGCAAATTGCAATATACTACTTCAAATAAATTCATCAAATATTTATGTATTAAGAAAATATTATATCATTATAAATTCATCTGTGGTGCCAGAAGTCTATATAGATGGGAGATATATAGGCGCCGCCACAGTCCTCCCCATAGTCTTTAACTCCACAGGTCCTCACGACATCTACGCAGTTTTTAGCGGCGATGAGAGGTACACGTCGTGCAATTCGTCTCTGCTGGTCGAGGCCGCGAAGAACCCCTCCACCATAGTGGTGGAGACGCAACGAAAGCTAGTCATGCCCAACAGCCCGCTTGAGCTTACTATAGATGTATATACAAATTCATATATTGTTAATGGCAACGTTATTGTAGTTGCTCAAAATATAATAAATAAAAATAATTATACATTTATTAAATATATAAATAATTCTAAAAGTACTATCTATATATCTCTGCCTTCTGCCGGCTCCTATGTGTTGCGGGTCTACTACGAGGGGAATCCCTACACCGAGGGCAACTACTCGAACGCCATAGCCGTGACGGTGGTGGAGGGGGTACTGGGGATTCCGCTCATCCTTGTGGCGAGTTATGGAGCCGCCGCCATTTCGGCGTATGTGGCGGTGTTGGCGGTAAAGATAATAAGGAGGAGGAGTTATAGAGCTTCATGATATCGTCTCCGCCTGCGGTGTTGATACTGCCGTTGCCCAGCAGAGACCAAGTGGTCTCCGCGGTGGCTATGGTGGTCAATAGGATCAAGAAGTTGGGCGTGCCTGTAGAGTTGAGGAAGGTCGACGGCCCTATCTTCATCGAATGTAAGGTGTCGGCCGACGGTCTCCTCCAGAGGCTTGACGTGTATCTAGCCGCCAGCGGCGACGACTTCGCGACGGTCACGCCGGTGCAGGAAAGGATAGTGGGGAACTTCGTGGAGAGGATAGCATACGCCCATGTGGCCCAGGGGGTTGCGGTCCAGATGAACTACGAGGCCAAAGGCGACGTGGCTCTGAGGGGAGTTGTGGTATATGCAGTGGGCCCCGCATATAGGGACCTAAAACTCTAAACGTGAATAACGTTTATATATATTTTGGAAGTCCCCTTCGTGAGCCTTATCACAATCGACGACTTTAAGAAGATCGACTTGAGGGTCGGCAAGATCGTCGAGGCGACCAGGATAGAGGGCTCCCGGAAGCTTATTAGGATCTTGGTTGACTTGGGCTCCGAGAAGCGACAGGTCGTGGCTGGCCTCGCCGAGCGCTATAAGCCGGAGGATCTGGTGGGGAAATACGTCGTGGTTGTGGCCAACTTACAGCCGAGAAGGCTCATGGGCTATGAAAGCCAGGGGATGTTGCTCGCCACATGCGACAAGCCGACCCTCCTCACAGTGTTGGAGCCAGGGGACGAACATGTCGGCGAGCGGGTCTGTTAACCTGCCTAGACATATAGCGGTAATTCCGGACGGCAATAGGAGGTACGCCAAGAAGTATGGGCTGTCGCTAGTGGAAGCCTATAGGCGCGGAGTCGAGAAGGTCCGCAAATTCGCCACATGGGCGCTCGAGTACAAAGAGATAAAGCATATGACATTCTTCGCGTTGTCTACAGAGAACCTACAGAGGAGCAAACTGGAGTTAGAGCTTTTGTTTAAAGTCTTTAAGGATGAGATCAGGAGGACTCTGGAGGATCCGATAATCCATGACAACAAGATAAGGGTGTGGTTTATAGGAGACCGGACGTTGCTCCCGCGGGATTTAGTTGCAGAAATGGAGAGGCTTGAAGACGCCACTTCGTCTTATGGCGACTACGATCTGGTGCTGGCCCTCGGATATGGGGGGAGGGCCGAAATAGCTAGATGCATTAGAAGGATACTAGACGGCGAGGTCAAACTGGATAAAATCGACGAAATTACGCTTTTCAACTGCTTGGACACGCGCTTCCTTAAATATCCAGAGCCGGACCTAATAATTAGGACTGGAGGCGAGAAGAGGTTGAGCAACTTCCTCCTATATCAGACGGCATATAGTGAGCTGTTCTTTTTGGATAAGTACTGGCCGGAGATAGAGAAGGAGGACCTGAGGGAGATTTTGGAGGAGTATACTAGGAGGCAGAGGAGGTTTGGGCGCTAAATTTAGATAGGAGAAGGTTTACTGCCATTAATGGCAAAGTACGTCATCGGGAGCGCTTGGCCCTACGTACAGTCTGTGCCCCATCTGGGCAACATGATAGGGTCTGTGCTCTCCGCCGACGTATATGCGCGATACTTGAGGATAAAGGGACATGAGGTGGTCTTCGTGTCCGGCTCGGATATGCACGGGACCCCCATAGAAGTCGAGGCGATCCAGCTGGGCGTAGACCCCGAGCGTTACGCCATGCGTATGCACGAAATAGTGGCGGAGCTCTTCAGGCGGTGGAACATCTCCTTCGATCTCTATACACACACCCATTCCGACACACATATAAAATTCGTACAGGATTTCTTCAAGAAGATTTACGATAACGGCTACGTCTTCGTGCAGGAGGACGAACTGCCCTACTGCCCCAACGACAAGATATTCCTCCCGGACAGATTCGTCATAGGGAGATGTCCCTATTGCGGCTACGAGAGGGCGAGAGGCGACCAATGCGAGAGGTGTGGACGGCTGTTGGAGCCGCGGCTCCTCATAGAGCCTAGATGTGCCGTATGCGGAGCCAAGCCCGAATGGCGAAAGACCAAACATTGGTATCTCGACCTTAAGAGGCTCGAGGAGCCCGTCAGGAAGTACGTAGAGTCTAACGACGAGTTGCCGCAAAACGCCAGAGAGATGTCGTTGGGCATATTGCGCGAGGGGCTGAGGCCTAGGGCCATCACGAGGGACAACAAGTGGGGCATCCCCGCCCCGTTCCCGGGCGCCGAGGGCAAGACCATCTACGTCTGGTTCGAAGCCGTGTTGGGCTACATCTCTGCCGTAAAGGAGTACTTCGAGAGGAGGGGCGAGCCGGAGAGGTGGAGGGACTTCTGGATGGACCCCTCAACTAAGGCCGTATTCTTCGTGGGCAAGGACAACATACCGTTCCACGTGATAATACTGCCGGCCCTGATTATGGCCAGCGGCGAGAAGTACACCACGAGGCTCACGACTTCCTCCACCGAATATCTCAACTACGAAGGCGATAAGTTCTCTAAGAGCAGGAGATGGGGGATCTGGATCGACGAGGCGCTTAGGCTCCTGCCTGTCGACTATTGGCGTTTCGTGTTGATCTACTTGAGGC
This region includes:
- the uppS gene encoding polyprenyl diphosphate synthase, yielding MSASGSVNLPRHIAVIPDGNRRYAKKYGLSLVEAYRRGVEKVRKFATWALEYKEIKHMTFFALSTENLQRSKLELELLFKVFKDEIRRTLEDPIIHDNKIRVWFIGDRTLLPRDLVAEMERLEDATSSYGDYDLVLALGYGGRAEIARCIRRILDGEVKLDKIDEITLFNCLDTRFLKYPEPDLIIRTGGEKRLSNFLLYQTAYSELFFLDKYWPEIEKEDLREILEEYTRRQRRFGR
- the metG gene encoding methionine--tRNA ligase gives rise to the protein MAKYVIGSAWPYVQSVPHLGNMIGSVLSADVYARYLRIKGHEVVFVSGSDMHGTPIEVEAIQLGVDPERYAMRMHEIVAELFRRWNISFDLYTHTHSDTHIKFVQDFFKKIYDNGYVFVQEDELPYCPNDKIFLPDRFVIGRCPYCGYERARGDQCERCGRLLEPRLLIEPRCAVCGAKPEWRKTKHWYLDLKRLEEPVRKYVESNDELPQNAREMSLGILREGLRPRAITRDNKWGIPAPFPGAEGKTIYVWFEAVLGYISAVKEYFERRGEPERWRDFWMDPSTKAVFFVGKDNIPFHVIILPALIMASGEKYTTRLTTSSTEYLNYEGDKFSKSRRWGIWIDEALRLLPVDYWRFVLIYLRPENRDVDFTWASAVDIINKVLNDDIGNFAHRVLSFIKSRFDGALPEPGPSSQADREFIEKLIGYIKSAERHYERIELKEALGDAVEIAREGNRYLNSRAPWQLIKERPEEARTVIYNAYRALKALAVLMYPVVPSSAERLWAMMGLKPPITWHDAEREPEPGVKLGDVEPLFKKIDRKELDAMLENLKRLREERWSRKYPWEQVVL
- the metG gene encoding methionine--tRNA ligase subunit beta, which gives rise to MSLITIDDFKKIDLRVGKIVEATRIEGSRKLIRILVDLGSEKRQVVAGLAERYKPEDLVGKYVVVVANLQPRRLMGYESQGMLLATCDKPTLLTVLEPGDEHVGERVC
- a CDS encoding HAD family hydrolase; amino-acid sequence: MSIKAITFDVWGTILPVEPAIKAVADVLVKTLGGRASWSSVYSFIQEERRALKLARRERQEFVPPTYNLFRIKRKMKERGMAADFDVYEVQNAIDRAVGSLDVRPLQDAVEALKAARDDGYKVGIVSNILLWSSKATRELLAKLDITGLLDAQIYADDVGVVKPNPRIFEMALTVLVGDVMPDVYVHVGDDFYEDFLGAMMADYQAVLVDRGGVYIKRDYHEAVPCRAYIVRDLKVLGLITHQIESCVIK